A DNA window from Bos mutus isolate GX-2022 chromosome 11, NWIPB_WYAK_1.1, whole genome shotgun sequence contains the following coding sequences:
- the DNMT3A gene encoding DNA (cytosine-5)-methyltransferase 3A isoform X6, with protein MNAVEENQGSTESQKVEEASPPAVQQPTDPASPTVATTPEPVGADAGDKNATKAADDEPEYEDGRGFGIGELVWGKLRGFSWWPGRIVSWWMTGRSRAAEGTRWVMWFGDGKFSVVCVEKLMPLSSFCSAFHQATYNKQPMYRKAIYEVLQVASSRAGKLFPMCHDSDESDTAKAVEVQNKQMIEWALGGFQPSGPKGLEPPEEEKNPYKEVYTDMWVEPEAAAYAPPPPAKKPRKSTTEKPKVKEIIDERTRERLVYEVRQKCRNIEDICISCGSLNVTLEHPLFIGGMCQNCKNCFLECAYQYDDDGYQSYCTICCGGREVLMCGNNNCCRCFCVECVDLLVGPGAAQAAIKEDPWNCYMCGHKGTYGLLRRRDDWPSRLQMFFANNHDQEFDPPKVYPPVPAEKRKPIRVLSLFDGIATGLLVLKDLGIQVDRYIASEVCEDSITVGMVRHQGKIMYVGDVRSVTQKHIQEWGPFDLVIGGSPCNDLSIVNPARKGLYEGTGRLFFEFYRLLHDARPKEGDDRPFFWLFENVVAMGVSDKRDISRFLESNPVMIDAKEVSAAHRARYFWGNLPGMNRWLLGQCRECIPAILLVSVVTLSLLPPRPLASTVNDKLELQECLEHGRIAKFSKVRTITTRSNSIKQGKDQHFPVFMNEKEDILWCTEMERVFGFPVHYTDVSNMSRLARQRLLGRSWSVPVIRHLFAPLKEYFACVTWSDESCALTSSRQHLEPQVHDTWFRFPPRQAAWRWRRFRFDPGGRTL; from the exons ATGAATGCTGTTGAAGAAAACCAGGGGTCCACCGAGTCTCAGAAGGTGGAGGAGGCCAGTCCTCCCGCTGTGCAGCAGCCCACCGACCCTGCGTCCCCCACAGTGGCCACCACGCCTGAGCCCGTGGGCGCCGATGCCGGGGACAAGAATGCCACCAAAGCAGCTGACGATGAACCGGAGTACGAG GACGGCCGGGGCTTTGGCATTGGGGAGCTGGTGTGGGGGAAACTGCGGGGCTTCTCCTGGTGGCCAGGCCGCATTGTGTCTTGGTGGATGACGGGCCGGAGCCGAGCAGCGGAAGGCACTCGTTGGGTCATGTGGTTCGGAGACGGCAAGTTCTCAGTG GTGTGTGTGGAGAAGCTGATGCCGCTGAGCTCCTTCTGCAGTGCTTTCCACCAGGCCACCTACAACAAGCAGCCCATGTACCGCAAGGCTATCTACGAGGTCCTGCAG GTGGCCAGCAGTCGAGCAGGGAAGCTGTTTCCAATGTGCCATGACAGCGACGAGAGCGACACTGCCAAGGCCGTGGAGGTGCAGAACAAACAGATGATCGAGTGGGCCCTGGGAGGGTTCCAGCCCTCTGGCCCCAAGGgcctggagcccccagaag AGGAGAAGAACCCCTACAAAGAAGTTTACACAGACATGTGGGTTGAACCCGAGGCAGCTGCCTATGCGCCGCCCCCACCAGCCAAAAAGCCCCGAAAGAGCACAACGGAGAAGCCTAAGGTCAAGGAGATCATTGATGAACGCACAAGAG agCGGCTGGTGTACGAGGTACGGCAGAAGTGCCGGAACATCGAGG ACATCTGCATCTCTTGTGGGAGCCTCAACGTCACCTTGGAACACCCTCTCTTCATCGGAGGAATGTGCCAAAACTGCAAG AACTGCTTCCTGGAATGCGCGTACCAGTACGATGACGATGGCTATCAGTCCTACTGCACCATCTGCTGCGGGGGGCGCGAGGTGCTCATGTGTGGGAACAACAATTGCTGCAG GTGCTTTTGCGTGGAATGTGTGGATCTCTTGGTGGGGCCAGGGGCTGCGCAGGCAGCCATCAAGGAAGACCCCTGGAACTGCTACATGTGCGGGCACAAGGGCACCTACGGGCTGCTGCGGCGGCGGGACGACTGGCCGTCTCGGCTCCAGATGTTCTTCGCCAACAACCATGATCAGGAATTC GATCCTCCGAAGGTTTACCCACCTGTCCCAGCTGAGAAGAGGAAGCCCATCCGGGTGCTGTCTCTATTCGATGGAATTGCTACAG GGCTTCTGGTGCTGAAGGACTTGGGCATTCAGGTGGACCGCTACATCGCCTCCGAGGTGTGTGAGGACTCCATCACGGTGGGCATGGTGCGGCACCAGGGAAAGATCATGTACGTCGGGGACGTCCGCAGCGTTACACAGAAGCAT ATCCAGGAATGGGGCCCGTTCGATCTGGTGATTGGGGGCAGTCCCTGCAACGATCTCTCCATCGTCAACCCCGCCCGCAAGGGACTCTACG AGGGCACTGGCCGGCTCTTCTTTGAGTTCTACCGCCTCCTGCATGATGCGCGGCCCAAGGAGGGAGATGACCGCCCCTTCTTCTGGCTCTTTGAGAATGTGGTGGCCATGGGCGTTAGTGACAAGAGGGACATCTCGCGATTTCTCGAG TCCAACCCTGTGATGATTGATGCCAAAGAAGTGTCAGCTGCGCACAGGGCCCGCTACTTCTGGGGGAACCTTCCTGGTATGAACAG ATGGCTGCTGGGTCAGTGCCGAGAGTGCATCCCTGCCATTCTCCTGGTTTCGGTCGTTaccctctctctcctgcctcctagGCCATTGGCATCCACTGTGAATGATAAGCTGGAGCTGCAGGAGTGTCTGGAGCACGGCCGAATAGCCAAG TTCAGCAAAGTGAGGACCATTACTACTAGGTCGAACTccataaagcagggcaaagaccagCATTTCCCCGTCTTCATGAATGAGAAAGAGGACATCTTATGGTGCACTGAAATGGAAAG GGTgtttggcttccctgtccactataCCGACGTCTCCAACATGAGCCGCTTGGCGAGGCAGAGACTGCTGGGCCGGTCGTGGAGCGTGCCGGTCATCCGCCACCTCTTCGCTCCGCTGAAGGAATATTTTGCTTGTGT taCTTGGTCTGATGAAAGCTGTGCTCTTACCTCGAGTCGGCAGCACCTGGAGCCCCAAGTGCACGACACTTGGTTCCGCTTCCCACCGAGGCAGGCGGCCTGGCGTTGGCG ACGATTTCGCTTTGACCCCGGCGGGAGAACACTTTGA